The sequence below is a genomic window from Streptomyces sp. B21-105.
TTCGCCGTCGCCTCGCCCCAGGGCAGCGTTCGCAACTGCTCGTAGAGGTTCTTCTGGTTCCGCTTCACCGTGAAGACGTAGTGCGCTTTCTTCGCCTCGACGAGGAAGCGGGCGTGGTCGCGCTGGGTGTGGAGAGCATCGCCGGTCACGGTGACTCCTTGCAGGTCATAGGGGTCCAGGAGAGCGGCGAAGCACGTGATCTCGTTCGTCTTCTCCGGGACTCGGAGCTGGGTGACGGTCATTCCGGTGCCGGTCATCGCGGCCAGCAGGTGGGCGGCCTGGGTGGCGCCGAGGCGCGAGCCGCGGGCGCTCTTGCCGTCCACGGCGAGGGTGTCCGCGCCGGCCGGGTCGTGGCCGAGGAGGTCGGCCAGACCGCCGGGGCAGGTGTCCTTGATGACCCGGCGGATCGTCGCGCCACTGGGTGGGACCCGGACGGCCAGAGCGGTCGCGGTGCGGGCGCCGAGCCGGGCCAGAACGTCCTGCGGGGCGTCGGTGGCCCACTCATCGATCGCCGCGAAGCTACTCGCCCCGGTCACCACAGCGGAGCAGACGATCAGCAGTACTGCCACGAAGGGGTGACGCTTCCCGCGCCGGCACCGCGGATCGGCCAGCGTGGCCAGCCGCTCGGCCAGCGGACCCGTCGCACAGTGCTGACGGGTGGGCGACTTGACCAGACAGACGGTGGCAGACTGACGGCACATCGAAGCTCCGTTGGGCGCAGGCGACTTGGCAAGGTCACCTCCGCAACGGAGCTTCGTTGCGTCCGGTCGCGCACCCTCCCGGCATCGTCACACCGCCGTGACCTGCACACTCACGAGATCACCGCGACTTTGCAATCGCCCTGCCTGAGCCGGTGGCTTTGTTCACGAGTCGTGACGGCGGTTGTACACGGGTTTGGGAGGCGCCCGTTTCCACGGTCGGGTGATGTTCACGAGTTTTGAAGGCAGTGGGGGGCTTGCCAGGACAGCATCGGGGTGTTCCCGGTGAAAGGGCCTGGTCATGCCGCAGATGTCGAAGGTCGAGCTGTACGCGGCGATCCGTCGGGACCACCGGGCCGGCGTGACGATGCGGGAGCTGGAGCGCAAGTACAACGTCGCCTGGCGGACGGTGCGCAAGGCCCTGGACTCGGCCTGGCCGGAGCCGCGCAAGCCGCTGCCGCCGCGGCCGTCAGCGCTGGATCCGTACAAGGCGGTGATCGACGGGATCCTGCGGGCTGACCTGGATGCGCCGCGCAAGCAGCGGCACACGGTCACGCGGATCTTCCACCGGCTGGTCGAGGAACACGGCGCCCACGTGTCGTATCCAATGGTCAGGCGCTATGTCGCCGACCGGAAGCCGCAGATTGCGGTGGAGGCGGGTAAGGCACCCATCGAGGCGTTCATCCCGCAGACCCACCCACCCGGCATGGAGGCGGAGGTCGACTTCGGCGACGTGGCCGTGCGGCTCGCCGGCGAGATGGTGACCTGCTACCTGTTCTCCTTCCGCTTGTCGTATTCGGGCAAGGCCGTCCACCGGGTGTTCGCCTCTGCCGGCCAAGAAGCCTTCTTCGAGGGGCACGTACACGCGCTGCGGGTGCTGGGCGGTGTCCCGCGAGGCCGGGTCCGCTACGACAACCTCAAGGCTGCTGTCGCCCAGGTGCTCGGGCTCAGCCGGGCGAGGGTGGAAACCGACCGGTGGATCGCCTTCAGATCGCATTTCGGCATCGAGAGCTTCTACTGCCGCCCGGGCATCGACGGCGCTCACGAGAAGGGCGGGGTCGAGGGACAGATCGGCTACTTCCGCCGCAACCACTTCACCCCGGTGCCGGAGGTTTCCTCACTGGCGGAGCTGAACGAGATGGTCGAGCAGTGGGACCTGCACGACGGTCGGCGGCGGATCGGATCGCGGCCGCGGACCATCGACGAGTACTTCGCCGTCGAACAGCCGCTGCTGATGCCGCTGCCGCAGGAGCCGTTCGAGACCGGGCGGGTATTCACTCCCAGGGTCGACCGCTACAGCCAGATCACGGTCCGCACCAACCGCAACTCGGTTCCGGTCCGGCTGATCGGCAAGCGGGTCCGGGTGGTGCTGCACGCCTCTCACCTGGTCGTTTATGACCAGAACGTGGAAGTGGCCCGGCATGAGCGGCTGATCGCCAAGGCTGGCTGCCGCCTGGAGCTGGACCACTACCTCGAAGCCTTGATCCGTAAGCCGGGCGCCTTCCCTGGCGCCACCGCTCTCGAACAGGCCCGTTCCGCAGGCAAGTTCACCCCGGTCCACGACGCCTGGTGGGCTCA
It includes:
- a CDS encoding ISAs1 family transposase yields the protein MCRQSATVCLVKSPTRQHCATGPLAERLATLADPRCRRGKRHPFVAVLLIVCSAVVTGASSFAAIDEWATDAPQDVLARLGARTATALAVRVPPSGATIRRVIKDTCPGGLADLLGHDPAGADTLAVDGKSARGSRLGATQAAHLLAAMTGTGMTVTQLRVPEKTNEITCFAALLDPYDLQGVTVTGDALHTQRDHARFLVEAKKAHYVFTVKRNQKNLYEQLRTLPWGEATAKFYDRTTGHGRKETRVVQALTVTDLGVDFPHAAQVAKVVRHRTDAKTGKQSRETVYVITDLTSRQASPERIAKILRAHWVIENRLHFVRDTAFREDASKIRTGHGPENMATLRSFAINQLRNAGHTNIAAGLRTTALRPYERPLALLGLN
- the istA gene encoding IS21 family transposase codes for the protein MSKVELYAAIRRDHRAGVTMRELERKYNVAWRTVRKALDSAWPEPRKPLPPRPSALDPYKAVIDGILRADLDAPRKQRHTVTRIFHRLVEEHGAHVSYPMVRRYVADRKPQIAVEAGKAPIEAFIPQTHPPGMEAEVDFGDVAVRLAGEMVTCYLFSFRLSYSGKAVHRVFASAGQEAFFEGHVHALRVLGGVPRGRVRYDNLKAAVAQVLGLSRARVETDRWIAFRSHFGIESFYCRPGIDGAHEKGGVEGQIGYFRRNHFTPVPEVSSLAELNEMVEQWDLHDGRRRIGSRPRTIDEYFAVEQPLLMPLPQEPFETGRVFTPRVDRYSQITVRTNRNSVPVRLIGKRVRVVLHASHLVVYDQNVEVARHERLIAKAGCRLELDHYLEALIRKPGAFPGATALEQARSAGKFTPVHDAWWAQARKVHGERDGTRALIEVLLLGRHIPHEHLVAGLATALRAGALTADAVALEARKAAQADDGPPASGRPAGSGSEVSGTVTFLHEWKLAHLPPDTRPLPSVTPYDQLLRRRRASGGDHREGEAQ